In Acipenser ruthenus chromosome 1, fAciRut3.2 maternal haplotype, whole genome shotgun sequence, the genomic stretch GATTGTTTAAAGTGCAGTTAGGCTCTACGTGTCAGCTAggcttttgtttagtttatttttgctttgtgaaaataaaaaagtcCACGAAGGTGCTTCGCTGTgcagttcttgtgtctgggtctatgtTTTAAAGGGCAAACGAGCCGAGTACGGAGAGGCTACATTACAGTTGATATAATAATTTGTGggttataaagaaattcctaaatatttttacaaaatatagtgaTACTAGATACAGCTATATCGTTGGTCGTTGAACATCATTTGTTTGTGCATCTTTTGGGAAACTGATTTAATTAATAACAACGGTCTTTTGTTGCATGTgatgtcagtagcacggctcggctctgcaatggaaaaacaacccaggctctccttaaccacaccgtgagggctcggtacggccctGGTGCGGCTCTGTTGTCCAGTGGAAAAGAGGCAACACACACAAGCTATACACACCAGTGTGCTAAACTAGCTAACACCATGACTACCAAATCACATGGTCAGTTGAGGAACTGGTTTGTTTTTAAGGGATGTGACCATTTCCCTTAAATTAAATCCCAACTGCATGAAAAAGGTCTTAATATACTACACAaaatcaacaaaaataaaatgcacttaaaatgtgttattattgcACATTGTTCCTCTATATAATATCACAGCTGAAAGGAGACATTTCATTGTCTGTAGCTATACTATCAAAGCATTCTCTAAgaaatgaaaatgttgttttgagACCTACCTGCAAGGACAGTGGCGAGTTCCCGTCTTGTGCTTTGGTCCAGCATGCTACCAGCTTCTCCACATTACCAGCACAGATGTAGCACAGGCAGGCCTGGGCCTGGAGGCTGAGGTCTCCATCTCTTTCCAGTCGGGTACCAAGATCACCTGAGGCGAGCATAGTGTGTGCAGTGTGTTTAGATTTGAGTTACTATTGTAATGAAAAAGCAAggtggaaaaaaacaaaagtagtacAGTAGGAAACTAGCCTGTATGGGGGGTCGTGCACACGATCTAAAGAAGGTAAATCAAATAACTTACGTGACAATTAGAACACAGAAGAAAGGAAGGTCTTTTTCTAGCGAGAAAAACCCAAGATTTAATCCTGGTTAAATCTCTTGGTATGGATGGAAAGGCACAGTGCTGAATAGCCAGCCCCACTTTGCTTTTTTTAACGTGCCTCAATTGAGTGAGCCAACACATAACTCTACTGTGTTTTATTCTCcacaaaaccaataataaaagCAAGTCAGGCCGAAAGAAAATCATCAAGCAACCATGAGACACAATGCCAGATTAATATGAAGTCCGATTCTACCTGACTGCCACGGGGTACAGGATATTGAGAGCAATTCTACCATTTTGATTTGTAAGCAGCTGCAGTGGCAGATCTAGAGTTagtattaaaactattaaaatgaatgtagaaATATAAAATTGGAGAGGATTCTGTAAAAATAGAAGTGGTAGTAAAAGTAATTGAATCAGTCATCGATGTGAAACATTTggcacatgcatatatatatatatatatatatatatatatatatatatatatatatatatatatatatatatatatatatatatgtgtgtgtgtgtgtcaaaaagATAAAGATGCAGAAAGTAGCTTTGAAACAAGAGGCTGTGCTCACCGCAAAGGGCTGCAAATTCATCAGGGCGAGCGTACGTCAGCACAGCAGCCAGCGCCTCTCTCCAGTTCTGCAGGTCACATGACTGAACAATCTCCTTCCAGTCCTTAGTGACCACTGCAGTAATCAGCTGAAacggtgaaaaaaaaaagaaaaaaacccacacagacTTGTTATCGTCTCGTTCTCTTGATTTAAATACCAGAGTCACAGCATTCTCAGGAATTAAGAACCATAGATTAAAATGCAAGACTAGGTTTAATGTCAACACTTAAGCATTTACAGTAAATCAATTTGGGGTTATTTTATCTTGAAGTAGTGAGTCAGTTGGGGCTGCATATAAAATCATAGTATGTTggaaaatgtaaaaattaaacacaaaaaactccAAAACACTGCACATCCTTGGGGTACACAATCCTCCTCACGCATGCACTCACACAAGCCTTTTCTACTGCTCACACAAATGCACAGAACCTGTAGATCTGTGGACTGCAGGATAGATTGTGGTAATTGCTGGCAAGCAGAAAGACAGTGACATTTACAAACATGCACTCCTTTCTAACTAGGTGTGCCACCTTGCAGCAAGTAGTGCTTGGACACATTTTCTAAGGAGagatgtttaaatgtttgtttctaGGAATGCTTCTTGGATTGATTTGGAAATTTGTATACGCCTGCACCGCGGTGGGGGAGGAAACACGGACAACTGCACATTGTTATAACAGAGCACCCACTCCCGGGCTAAACACATCTAGgagcattataaaaataaatcgcCCATCAAACCCTGAATTGAAGAACATCAGTGCTTCACAGCAGAGTTGCCGTATCTGGGAGCATTTTTATAAGAAACACTTTTACCCTGGTGATCTTGCTCTGCGTTTTGGCGAAGTATTTTTCCTGAGTCTTTGTCAGGAGCTCCTGCCCTCCTGCGATGGCCAGGATGATGGCGTCTGCCATGCGGTTGTCATGGAGACAGAGATCCACAGCACCCTCAAAGTCACCAGTGAGCAAGGCCTGGGTAATGAGCCCATCAACATCTGTAAGCAAAACAGTCAAACAGTTAAGCAAACAAGAACAGCACGATGTAGGACTGTTGAAGTCATCATGGGGTAGAACAACAAAATAGCATCTTTAGACTTTACCCATAGGACTAATACCCATCACTTCTGTTACCTCTATTAGGgccctttaaaaaaacacagtgtctTCAATTCAACAATCATGCCATGcaggtaaatacaaaataagagccagcagtatgtaaaaaaaaatatatattaagtgTGACATTGcatggcacctttttttttttttttttttaagcctacaGTGAAAAACTTTTGACTTcataattttaaatatgttttcttcCACTTATTTGTTGATCTTCCGGGAACCAGCCAATTGAGTTTTTAATATAGTGTTCTACTCCAAGAAAGATTTGTagtgcaaggcactgtaaatggaATCTTCACTGCCATATGATCGCTAAGCAGTTTTGGTGGAAAGAGTAAGCGCTTGCCTCCACTGACAGAGATGTTCAAGGTCTCCTTTGCTTCAGAAGCTTGTTCTTGAAGATCAGCATCAACAGGGTGCTCTGTCTGGATTAGACAAGTGTGTACAGGTTACTGAGAAGCAGGGACGAAGAATAGTGATCAACCAAATATGTCTTGCTTGAGTCTGCTGGGAGAAATCTGTGTTGAATAAGCATATGTTCATGGGGTAGACCACTTCCCACCTGTAAAACAACTGTTCCCTTATATACTGCATAAGTTAAAATGCAGACGTCCCAAGAACACTCAAGCACAGCAAGGAATACATGTAATTGATGAGATACAGTAACTCAAGAgctgaatatactgtatgtggtttTCAAGAACAATACAGAAGAACAGTGCCTTATGTTCCGGGCACAGACAATACTGAAAAAGCATACGTTTGCACTACATGAATACTGAATAAAACCCACCCTGCTACACAACATGCCTACAACAGATTAAAATAAAGCTACCAAGTGGTGTATCTGATCTATACTATACAGATGGGGAAGATGGAAAACAATTCGAAAGCATGCACATTTAATAGGTTTGCGTAATGGCAGTATTGTCTAAAGCGCGTGATTATTTACAGTTTTGGCAGTCACACTGCCCAGCCAATATATCTCAACTATCACACAAGCAAATCAGTCTACAGACAGCAATGACTAAATTACTCTTAATTCCTGGGATGCAATATTTCTTTGATTTAGAGAACTAGATTTTAGGTGAAAGGATTTTTACTCCCTGGTCTCGTACACGATCTAATCTTTAATTTGGAACATTTCCAGATATACCATTACCTTTACATAACCGGCACCATGATAAACAACGGCACTAGCATGTAGATTATTCTACTTTTCAGTTGACAGACTTCATcattaaaaagaaacagaaagacaaaacagCCAAAGAGTTTGGAAGAGCCCCTAGACAAGGCAAGAAAGGAAGCCTGTTTCAATACCTCTCCCTGGGTCTGCTCTTCTGCAACAGGGCTCCCTTCAACACTGTCCATTGCCTGCTCAGCTTCACAAACAGACTGAATACAGAAGTAACCCCAAGACAGCAACAGGGAGAGAGTTGAAACAAATCAGTAAAGATTCTTGATTCAAAGGAgttcaaatcatttttaaaaaacagcatgcACGAGCAATATGAATTACTTCAGAAAGTACACTCACACCAAACAAATAATACAGGGTACTTACTGGATAATCCAGAAACAAGCAGGCATTTTTAGATTTCcttatgattttgttttttagctACATTGGTTTACAGATGTACATAAAAAGAATGCAGATTGATGGGTTCTGCAAGTTTACCATAACCTTGACGCCCCATTTAGGCCCCTTTAGTTTAAAGTGAGTTTAGTCCAATGAAATCCACGTTTTGAAAACCAAATTTCAATTCaaatctcttttttattttacctataaatgtatcaaaaaaaaaaaggttttcatggATTAATACAGACAAAGATAAGACTGCTCTTTGTAAAGTGACTATTCGCCACCACAGTTTAAACAGCCAGGTTATAGATGGTTTATTTCATCAACACCACAGCACAGGCCATGCTTAGTTATTAATCTTTTCCTACCTCCTCAGCTTTCCCATCTACAATTGCGTCTTTCTCTAACGCAGCAGCAATCTGAAaagggtagaaaaaaaaaaaaataataatgtagacAAAAAGCATTTTGTAAACATGCATTAAACCATAAACAGAGCATTACTTTACCTTCTTAACAAGTTCTTCCTTTTTATACCCCAAAAGCTCCAAGTATTTGTTGCGAGGATCAACCTCGAAGTTgatctttataaaaaataataaaaaaagattaaaatgcaagaaagagagaaagaaagatatgATTTTACTTCCTCAGAATATATCATGGCAGACATACACCCATTCCCTGTGAACGGCCTTCATTAGAACTGCAGCCCCCGTAGGACTGAAACAGCACAGATCGTCTTTAACACTACACTGCTTAACAATACTGCAGACCACACATCTTTCAAGTTTGTTCATTTAGTTTTCTCTGTGTATGGATAAAGCTCTGAATATATAATAATTCTGAATATGCAAACTTCATAGAGCAGGATGGGGAGCCCTAGCCAGCCCAACTTTTCTTATTCTTAAAGAGCTGTTGATTGAGTGGTTGATCTTATAACTGGAAATGAACATATAACTGGAAATGAACTATCTTGAGCTTCCAGATTAATGCagtttatttacagtacaaaTAAGGCCCAGGACTTATATTTACATATAAACAATTCACCTTTAAGAAAGACCAGATGTTCCTCTCAAATTCAGTCTGTGCAGCTTCTACTTTAgactgacagaaattgaaaaaatTCCCAGCCTGCACAGCAGTCTGAAGCTGATTAGAGCGCTCCAAGAAGTCTGTTTCCGTGACAACCTGGCTCACATAAACGTGATGAGGAactagctgctgctgctgctgctgctgttgaggctggacaattacattttcaaatgttacCAGCTTGCCTCCAAACTgtggaataaaagaaaaaaagaatacggAGAAAGTTACATTATATTTAACAACAATACAAACATTGCTATCTGAACGGAACGGAAAAACTGCATAATTAAAATCACAGCAACCTTCAAGCCTCTTGCCAAATAAAACCCATTAATTTCTTGAGCAGATACAGCCAGAACCCATGAGCCTGCCACTTCAAAAACATAACCCTGAGTGTGGGGATGTTTTTAATAGTaagaaaatgcaaacaaaaaaaacaaaactgtgtggtttattttgtagttgaattaattcaatttaaaattcAAAAGCCATAACACAGTTATGTAATACAGTATGACTGTGTTTCGTTTCTTTTCATAACTGCAGTGGGTCGTGCAGTATTTTGCTGCTCTGACTTGTTTGGACGAGGGTGAGAAGGGAAAAATGCCAATGCTATGGGCAGGCACTGAGAATAAACCAGACATCACTACTCATTAGCGGTTAAGACAGTTGATGTTGTTCACTGGCTTTTGTCTTGAGAAGACTGATGTACTGTTTGTGATGAGTCACAAGAAGAGGGGAAGGCTTGGTATAACTTGAACATACAGCGAACGACGCTCCAACGGGTCTGCGTATCCACTTGGGGGGTTTCTTCAGAGGCatcactgtgctttgctggactgCGGGCTGACGGAGCTGCAGGGGAGGAAGGGTCTGGCCAGTACCAAAGGGATCCAGATTCCCAAAGGAGGAGGTGAGCTTTGGAAAGGAAAAAGCAGAACCTAATCATTAGCagccaaaaaacaacacaaaacacaccaaCAAAGCAATAACGGTTACAATGCAATGAGCCATGCCAGGGTGTGTGCTGCTGCCAAATAATGCACTTCTCAGGAGGTGAGTGTTATTTTACAACATTGCTTAAATGTAAATACCGGTAGACTCTGGAGAAATACCTGATCTGCTTGCTTCTGCCTCTGGCCATCACAGCTGCCTCCCATGATAGAGTAGACGCTGACGTGTCCATCAAAAGCTGCTGCAGAGAGGACAGCTGGGTTTCTGGGACACCACTGGATATCGAAGCACCACTGTGTGCTGGTGGGCAGCTCGTACAGCACCTGTCAGTATTAATAGAAttcattatataaataaaaaacaaaacacattgcagACGTCAGAAAGGAACATGTTAAAATGAGGCACCAGAAGGTATAGGACATATATGATTTGGTATATTTACTGCTTGCTTACGTATTTTAATAAACTATTCCTCACTCATATTTTGCAACAGTATGTACAAGTTTCACATACATACATTAAGAAGGTGGCTGATATATACCCCATAAGTAAATAACAGACTACACGGGCAATTTGTCCACAGTGGAAAATAACACCCCCGAAAGTCTGAAGGTGCTCACCTCTCCAGAGTTGGGATTCCAGCAGAGAATCCTGTTGTCCTTCCCACAGCTCAGGAGCAACTCAGGGTCTGCCAAGCTCCAGGCAATGGCCAGTACTCCCCTGTGTAACACACAAGTTAAAACATTGTGGGTTTGAGTCTTACAGGCAATGCATGTGCAGCAACTACTGCAAGTTAAATGATAAGAAATGGAATATATCTGATACAGTACATCAGTGGTTATGCTCACACATTTTGTTCTAGGCTACAATTCTACAACTAACTGGAATTGCCTTTAGCAGACTGAGTGATAACAAAGGTGTCAAGCTGGGGCGACTTAAAgggaataatacattttatggtaGTCATGATCCAAGATCAAAAGACATTAAGATTATCTTAACAGAAATGTATAACTTGCATCCCATTGTTGAAGAATGCTTTTCATACATCTGTTTATAATATGGTATCTATTATCCCTACACTGGAGACACCTGGTGGCAAAGAAAGGATTCAGCTGTTTTACATGCTGCTGTGCGGCAAAATCAGATACTGAAGGTAACATATCTATAATCTAATTCTGGTTATAGTGCAAAGTCATGTTCAGGATAtagttatacagtatattgtactgtactgtactgcacactTGAGGTAATGTGTGTTTTGCAGTTGAAATGAGACAAAGAGAAAATTGATACTTTATATAGATTCACATTTTATGCAATCATTATGGTGCGTAATGCAATCACACAGTACCAAAAAACTACATCAACTGAGGAGCTCTGCTGATCCTATACCTTGTGTGGTTTTCCAGGACTTTTAGGGGTGATGAGGCAAACCTCAGGTCCCACATTTGAATAACGGGCATCCTGTCATCTTCTGATGCAAGCACTAGCTGGGTGGCCACCTCAGGGTTCCAAGCCAATCCTGAACAATGCAtctgtacagcacaacacaggcacTTAATACGGAGTTACTAACACCACTGTTCAAACTTCACATAAATAAACTGCCTAATACATCAATCACCATGACCTGCATCCATTATagaaatatcaaaaataaaaaacactaagtTCCCTTTGTAGTCACtcattctgatactctcaatgaAACGCGTTTCTAGATATATGTTAATGAGAAattcagacaaacagacagggcACCTCCATTACTGATaagctgaaaaataaaaaataaatctaagtgcgagatacatacagacagacagacagacaaccacCACACTTCGAGGTGTTCATCGCAACTGAATAAGCAGTTCTCAGATAGATAgagaaatgtaagtgtgacagacacaCAGTCTTGATGCACTCAACAACTTCACCTAAAGaaaggtccttagcaagtttcacaACTCAGCTGAAGTAGCTCTCTAGATAACTGCAAAGTGTGACACAGCCCACCTCCACTACACCCCCCTGCGGGGGACATGAATTCCCGGCAGGGATAACAGGGCCTGAGATTGCATCCTGACAAGCAATAGATACGCTTCAGTAACACAAAAGTAATCAGAAATGAGCATCTCCTACCCTATTGCTGTGGTCGCTGACTTTGATGATGGGTTCGTTTTTCCGCAGGTCCCACACTGACGCACGTCCACTGGGGCTGGCTGAAGCCAAGATATGCTGGACTTGCCTGTTCCAAGCAACACTACTGATGTCTTCAAGAGGctgaagaaaagaagaaaaaacaaaaacaaaaacgcagacacatttttaaacaaaccttTCCAATTCAACAGCAAGTCACACTTGAGAGTCATTTACCTTGTTGATAATTATCGTGACCCATTTGCACACAGCAGTGCACTGTCTGCCTGCTCCCCTATCAGGTCTGCACACCCAAAATAAGTaacattattttactgtttctACCTGAGATTTTGGTCCAGGCGTCATCGGAGAATCAAAATTGTTCAGGTCCCAAATGTAGATTTCAGACTCGTTACCTCCCGAGACAACAAGGTTTGCCTGAGAAACAAATTGACAGTTTGTTAGTACAGGAATTATGCAAAAGAAGCTTGCACAACATAGCAGACAAAGAACACTTTAATGGCATTTGAAATTCAATCCACCCTCTCATTTGTTTCACGCAATATAAAAAATAGTTATTGAATGCCATGTTTTAAAGGTAAGTTGCTATCATGTTACTGAGACTGGGAGACATTTGTTCACACAACAAAACTGCCAATAGTAACATATTGTCAACTTACTCAAGAGATCAGAGATCAAAGGGTCCAATCAAACCAAAGATTGAAAAATTTATATTGCAACAATACTTTGGTGGATACAAATAATCATAGAGGATTTTTACTAGAGATATTTTTAGAAACAGTTCACAGCaaagctttattatttttattacactgaCACCTCATCATGCATTTTTCCATGTCATTTCAAGGGTAAGGAGAACAGGTTTCTCCAAAACGGCAGGGTATTGATTTATCTTGCGAGATAAACACTTGCTGAGTTATTTTGACTTACCTGGAATGAATTAACATCCAGAGCTCTAACTGGTCCAGTGTGCTTATCATTCTGAGCGATGACCACATCGCTGTCTCCAGCTATGATTTTCGCTGCGTCGTACAGAATAACGTTTCCGTTTTCACCCCCAGCAATGAGGACTCCACAGGGATGTTCTTCTGAACTCATCCCATGTGGTCCCCAAACCAGTTTATGATACCTGGGAGaggagaacaaaaacaaaagttccTAATTATCctcctctgtccttttttttcagTATACCGAACATTTCTCATTTGAAAATGCCCACGCTACCATCAGCCAGAGAGCCCTCAGGTATACACGTGAAAGCAAATAACAAGTTTCACGGCcagattttgttttttagtaaACCTGGACTCAGGACTGAGGAGGTTAGAACAATACTTTAGTCCCTGAAAGTTGTGCAGCTTTGCTACACTGACTTAATTTCACATTGATAAGCTGCATGtctcgatttaaaaaaaaaaccaaaaaaaaaccacacacacaacactatTTAACCTCTCATCATGTCTAAAGGAGCTGTTATTCCCAGATCGAAATCTCCATTGACAGAGATAAAAAGCTGATACAGCTCAGTCTTAATGCCGATTGGTTTAGAACGCcagttctcaatttgtttaatgCTACTGGAAGCATCCTTTTCTCCAGAATGAAGGAGGTTCCTGTGCCCGCTAGGGAATGCAATAACTTCCCATGTGTCTGCATTAGCCTGTAATCTTTTTGGGTGGTATCCAGTATAaagcttttatattttaaaaagcataatGTATTTcaaggtaaggaaaaaaaaatgttttagatacATTTCAGTGGGGTcgtgggaaggggggggggggtaattcagGACATAGAAAATGACAGCTAAACAAAGCAAAGCAACACCCTCCTTTAATCACACGActttgtattaaaataacaaCCACACCAAGATTATAAACACTATTAGCAGAATACAGTAGGTGTTTACAGAAACATTCCGGGTGTCATTATGAACCCCAGTCTGGCTCTCTCTCAATCCAACATAACATTGGAGCAATCGGTACGGAATTCACAATTCACTGAAAACAATAATCGACATATACTAGAGACTGCCCCACAAAACGCAATGCACAATTAAGACTGGCACAGACTGCCTCTACCTGTGTGAAGAGGAGAACGTGCCACATGATTTCATATCCAGCGTAGTGTCTGCGAGATCCAGCTCAAAAATCTCAAGCGCAGCATTTGTGCTGAAAGTTGCGTCAAGTTGCTGAGCCGAAGTACctacaaaaaaacaatgaaaagctATTAGGGagtattttgtttacatttgacGATTTTTGTACTTCTCCAAAATCATGTGAttcttcattcattttacatttgtatGTTACTTTTGCATGTTCAGTATGTTCTTATCTATTTATTTCTATAAGCAAATCCATGAATAAACAGGAACGGTTGTCTCTTACCAGCGGCCAGATAGATAGGATGCTGCTGAGCAGGGCTCCAGGCCTGCATTGCAGTGCGGTCAACCTCTTTTAGCTTCATCCTGAGGGAGAAACAGCCCCATGAGTCAACtaagcatgtactgtataaatacatCAATCCGTTTTAGTGCAGGTAGTATCTGGTAATCATTTTTAAACCAACTCAAAATGAACCATCGACGTTCTGCAAAGGCTGTTTATGGGTGTGCTCTGGAGTCCTAGACATGAGATTTTGGAGCACATTCACATAGCATTCACTATCGCGCTAAAGTTTAGAAGCGTATGGGAAAACCTGAAATAAGCACCAACCACATGACCCCTGCAATCATTACCAGGTCAGCTCTGCAGAGTGGCGCAGTGGAAGAACTTCAGGTACTAGAGCATCACGGGTCAATGGATCAACTAGGAGGAGCGGCAAGTTCTCACACTGAAAAGTGCTGCTGAATTTTACTGACCTGATTAACTTTACCCTCGTCTTCTATGTGCCACCACAGGCAAGAGAAAAACAAAGAGAAGACAAGTTCAGACCTGATGCCCGACAGGTGGTGATCTTCATAACGGGACTGCAGGTTACCAAAGGCGGACCGAACGTCCCGACAGACCGCAAATTACCACAAACTTAGTACGATGCAGCTGTGTTCTTATTCCTCTTTATACTGCAACATTTGAATTGTCCGTCAAGAAACCAAATGAGACTTGGAAGCCTCAAGCTGACAAGCAGAATCAAAAGAAGCCCTTTCACAGGAATAAATGAAAATCTTGAGTTTTCATTTCAATGGGCCACATGGCTGAAGACCTTAAACAATGTTGTGCTTCCTGAAGCCTACAATGAATGGGCATGTATTTAGGTAAGCAATTCTGTGCCTTAAGGGCTTACAATTTGCAAGACAAGACAGGCTCGACAAGAGAGGCCCAGGTGCTTCAAGGGCTGCAATAGGCAAGCAAAGTGCCCATACAGTATGGTCGGCAGTCTCAAAGTATCTATTTGCACATGGGTTTGGGCTCTGCTTTGGGCACATTCCTGCTATTCATTTCCAGTACTAAAATTCAACAATTTTCTTTGATCCTCAAAATATAATACCACTAAATATAAATGATACgtaatgttgtttttaaaccCTTGAAACACGTTTTTAAATGATACTCGTGTTATTCTTCACATTGAAAGAAAATATCAGCAAAGGGACATTTTTAC encodes the following:
- the LOC117409215 gene encoding protein transport protein Sec31A isoform X1, whose amino-acid sequence is MGTTSFFFPSCLLSTVPPEVFRARGVDCIATLMRDVDPVQPPLVACLLACLLSFLLVCKRELTPQTVSKARREPAENSTQTRVFPCSTHFPSVIRRVVFILAGPIQYRLRMKLKEVDRTAMQAWSPAQQHPIYLAAGTSAQQLDATFSTNAALEIFELDLADTTLDMKSCGTFSSSHRYHKLVWGPHGMSSEEHPCGVLIAGGENGNVILYDAAKIIAGDSDVVIAQNDKHTGPVRALDVNSFQANLVVSGGNESEIYIWDLNNFDSPMTPGPKSQPLEDISSVAWNRQVQHILASASPSGRASVWDLRKNEPIIKVSDHSNRMHCSGLAWNPEVATQLVLASEDDRMPVIQMWDLRFASSPLKVLENHTRGVLAIAWSLADPELLLSCGKDNRILCWNPNSGEVLYELPTSTQWCFDIQWCPRNPAVLSAAAFDGHVSVYSIMGGSCDGQRQKQADQLTSSFGNLDPFGTGQTLPPLQLRQPAVQQSTVMPLKKPPKWIRRPVGASFAFGGKLVTFENVIVQPQQQQQQQQLVPHHVYVSQVVTETDFLERSNQLQTAVQAGNFFNFCQSKVEAAQTEFERNIWSFLKINFEVDPRNKYLELLGYKKEELVKKIAAALEKDAIVDGKAEESVCEAEQAMDSVEGSPVAEEQTQGETEHPVDADLQEQASEAKETLNISVSGDVDGLITQALLTGDFEGAVDLCLHDNRMADAIILAIAGGQELLTKTQEKYFAKTQSKITRLITAVVTKDWKEIVQSCDLQNWREALAAVLTYARPDEFAALCGDLGTRLERDGDLSLQAQACLCYICAGNVEKLVACWTKAQDGNSPLSLQDLVEKVVILRKAVEMTQGVSSNAVGALLAEKMSHYASLLAAQGSLSTAMAYLPSNTDQTNIVHLRDRLYRAQAEQAPGTQVPYERQQATKGRASAKQAHPPGQMPQHQPQAQTQQYYPQVRPASTVTSWSNQTPTALPSIPPAASASDTQVEPPPPGFIMQGPANPVAVSAAPGYMYGQPSARQQYLQTYPQTQQYPQGMGGPSIYQPQQPTASPPPPSPSASYPSHYLHSASSHSMYTGQPPASAPGPVSPASSFPPPASGASFQHGGPGAPASSYPPPPTGPTGTLPAAQIELPASQRTGGINTPDITCFLEGPQNGWNDPPSLSRVPKKKKLPDHYTPPAPITAPIMNPLGDPQAQQSSPPPTFQPHQHPAGQPGLQPSFPGIQQPLPQSALQPSAPKLSAEGPPGAPIGDVSQPFQSIPAEKITKKPIPDEHLVLKTAFEGLIQKCMNAATDPQTRRKLDDANKRLESLYDKLRDQTLSPTIVNGLHNIARSIEARNYMEGLNMHTHIVGNSNFSETSAFMPVLKVVLTQANKLGV